The following are encoded in a window of Oncorhynchus keta strain PuntledgeMale-10-30-2019 chromosome 10, Oket_V2, whole genome shotgun sequence genomic DNA:
- the ccdc120b gene encoding coiled-coil domain-containing protein 120, with amino-acid sequence MEVKGRLITSMGVRSPDQDSKLQAERISTLQERKQILEDILSSRMGELRQVCLLEAELTGMVPHAFPLETGERSPVVQRRAGLAHYNTKGEDESGQRRQMKTLFSGALYRHSESDRNVPNSRRTVHRGCHTEDTVMSESTSSMSDSTFHDNEESSPSVAEDHRSMSQPRLGSPDHQVCRKLSPVEIYYEMRTRRNSVTSSISPSHSLPRSASNVEGRSVPATPLLARTAPISVHVRSDDSGGISLKQWSGSLDVPHMEPLAQEGSSSERRGCPYSSCARRSNSSEALLDRSSLPEDPAPRNGMPPRGGPYKSSEALTDGKLRHIHLGSPERQEQANLRLSMGGRVEAAEGGGYNELLMDYIWGKQQRMQVQHQLYQSTGRIWQDISSPRSSTAAVPPPANGFSHSQVHLPSATPSYSPRVIHSSQAEPRRVKVTRTKSCGPFIPLQQDAILLSAYESPHPAPSSTTSSIPNLHPFQTELSGPSFNRRPPQFSLPTPEDSTRSLHKALALEGLRDWYLRNALGYPTTTSKGHDAGVSRLSYPHPLVHQAQSIQGDPLHRSQMSQSASFHGHPLHGRSMEFSLYQEPIHPQMQDMTTKEPSADPGTLV; translated from the exons ATGGAGGTTAAAGGGCGTCTCATCACATCCATGGGTGTGCGGTCTCCAG ATCAGGACAGCAAGCTGCAAGCTGAGCGCATCTCCACACTACAGGAGAGAAAGCAAATCCTGGAGGACATCCTCAGCAGCCGAATGGGAGAGCTGAGACAAGTGTGTCTCCTGGAGGCG GAGCTGACCGGGATGGTCCCACATGCTTTTCCcctggagacaggagagagatctCCTGTTGTACAGCGCAGGGCTGGACTGGCACATTACAACACCAAGGGAGAG GATGAGTCAGGTCAGCGAAGGCAGATGAAAACACTCTTCAGTGGGGCTCTGTACAGACACTCAGAGTCAGACAGGAATGTCCCCAACAGCAGGAGGACCGTCCACCGGGGATGTCACACAG AGGACACAGTGATGTCGGAGAGTACTAGCTCCATGTCAGATTCAACGTTCCATGACAATG AGGAGTCCTCTCCCAGTGTGGCAGAAGACCACCGCTCCATGTCCCAGCCCCGTCTGGGCAGCCCAGACCACCAGGTCTGTAGGAAACTGTCCCCAGTAGAGATATACTATGAAATGAGAACACGCCGTAACTCTGTGACCAGCTCTATCAG CCCTAGTCATTCTCTACCAAGGAGTGCATCTAATGTTGAAGGCAGAAGTGTTCCTGCTACCCCCCTCCTCGCCCGAACCGCCCCAATCAGTGTTCATGTCAG ATCAGATGACTCTGGTGGGATTTCACTAAAGCAGTGGTCTGGCAGCCTGGATGTACCACATATGGAGCCCCTGGCCCAGGAAGGCTCCTCCTCGGAGCGCAGAGGCTGCCCTTACAGCTCCTGTGCCCGGCGGAGCAACAGTTCTGAGGCCCTGCTTGACCGCTCCAGTCTCCCCGAGGACCCAGCCCCCAGGAATGGGATGCCCCCCAGAGGAGGGCCTTACAAAAGTTCTGAGGCCCTCACTGACGGCAAGCTGAGGCACATCCACCTGGGCAGTCCTGAGAGACAGGAGCAGGCCAACCTGCGGCTGTCCATGGGTGGGAGAGTAGAAGCAGCAGAAGGAGGGGGTTACAACGAGCTCCTAATGGATTACATCTGGGGAAAGCAACAGAGGATGCAAGTGCAACACCAGCTGTACCAATCAACAGGTAGAATCTGGCAGGACATTTCCTCTCCTCGATCGTCCACTGCTGCAGTGCCTCCTCCCGCCAATGGCTTCTCCCACTCCCAGGTGCATCTTCCCAGCGCTACTCCTTCCTACAGTCCCAGAGTGATCCATAGCTCCCAGGCAGAGCCTCGCAGAGTCAAAGTCACCCGGACCAAGTCCTGCGGACCCTTCATCCCCCTGCAGCAGGACGCCATCCTGCTCTCTGCCTATGAGTCTCCCCACCCTGCCCCAAGCTCCACTACCTCCTCCATTCCCAACCTGCACCCCTTCCAAACTGAGCTGTCCGGCCCATCATTCAATCGCAGGCCTCCCcagttctctctccccacccctgagGACTCGACGAGGAGTCTGCATAAAGCCTTGGCGCTGGAGGGTCTCAGAGACTGGTATCTGAGGAACGCCCTCGGCTACCCTACCACTACATCGAAGGGGCATGATGCAGGGGTCTCCCGTCTCTCATACCCCCACCCTTTGGTGCACCAGGCTCAGTCTATACAAGGCGATCCACTCCATAGGTCCCAGATGTCTCAGTCAGCCAGCTTCCATGGCCACCCACTGCATGGAAG GTCAATGGAGTTCTCACTCTATCAAGAGCCCATTCATCCTCAGATGCAAGACATGACAACAAAGGAGCCTAGTGCTGACCCTGGCACTTTGGTCTGA
- the comtb gene encoding LOW QUALITY PROTEIN: catechol O-methyltransferase B (The sequence of the model RefSeq protein was modified relative to this genomic sequence to represent the inferred CDS: inserted 1 base in 1 codon; substituted 4 bases at 4 genomic stop codons) — protein sequence MWLSLLSGXIDGAAFLFALYRXVIPTAMQYHGRLALLWHEVIVECALDTLTGTSRPQAVQRNAAVVDPQSVITAIDHFCKHREWAMNVCEEKGSIPDSVVNEXVLELGTYCGYSTVXIARLLPPGVSVITLEFNPDYSDTARQVIRWSGLEEKMQQVEGASGTWIPRLKEHFGAQAFDLVFLDHWKDRYLPDTKPLKECGLIQKGTVMLADNVICPGTPDYLXYVCNSSHYNSHYYRSHLEYTKAENVLGKSVFLGY from the exons ATGTGGCTGAGCCTTCTTTCTGGTTAGATCGACGGAGCAGCTTTCCTATTTGCTCTCTACCGCTAGGTGATCCCCACAGCTATGCAGTATCATGGAAGACTGGCACTACTGTGGCATGAAGTCATCGTGGAGTGTGCTCTTGACACTTTGACCGGGACATCACGTCCTCAG GCAGTGCAGAGGAATGCCGCTGTGGTAGACCCCCAGAGTGTGATCACAGCCATCGACCACTTCTGCAAACATAGAGAATGGGCCATGAATGTGTGCGAGGAGAAAG GCTCCATTCCGGACTCTGTGGTCAATG GTGTCTTGGAGTTAGGCACTTACTGTGGGTACTCAACAGTGTGAATAGCTCGCCTATTACCCCCTGGCGTCAGTGTCATTACCTTGGAGTTCAACCCAGATTATTCTGACACTGCTCGTCAAGTCATCAGATGGTCAGGACTGGAGGAGAAG ATGCAGCAAGTGGAGGGAGCCTCAGGAACTTGGATCCCTCGATTGAAGGAGCATTTCGGGGCCCAGGCGTTTGACTTAGTTTTCCTGGACCACTGGAAAGATCGCTACCTTCCTGACACAAAACCTCTGAAG gagtGTGGTCTCATACAGAAAGGCACAGTGATGCTGGCAGACAATGTCATCTGTCCAGGAACCCCTGACTATCTGTAGTACGTCTGCAACAGCTCTCACTACAACAGCCACTACTACAGATCACACCTGGAGTACACTAAAGCAGAGAACGTCCTGGGGAAGTCTGTGTTCTTAGGCTACTAG
- the LOC118388358 gene encoding SRSF protein kinase 3-like, whose product MSNEPSSRYAAAISVLSLSLPAVNPNPTLTLSSSTAPNPPLTPKPSLIPKSHITSKSLTPKPLVAPTPNPPFAIKLPTAASPAPLNSYPPSLEILGSDDEEQENPSDYCIGGYYPVEIGEIFIDRYQVVKKLGWGHFSTVWLGWDMEKRRFVALKLVKSAPTFTETALDEIKLLKCVRDSDPSDPKRDTVVQLIDDFKVSGVNGEHVCMVLEVLGHQLLKWIIKSNYTGLPLPCVKSILRQVLQGLDYLHTKCKIIHTDIKPENILLRVDEVYVQELAADTKLWELPVSSAPTSCSANTSLREKQIVSNLMGKLTVAFQALGVWVRWPWHYWEGLQDPDGQVVEEGEETTTAAEGRGHFSWPSEEGETSCVIL is encoded by the exons ATGTCCAATGAACCTTCATCTAGATATGCTGCTGCAATATCAGTGCTTTCCCTCAGTTTACCTGCTGTTAACCCCAACCCAACCCTTACCCTCAGTTCATCCACTGCCCCCAACCCACCGCTTACCCCTAAACCCTCTCTTATCCCCAAATCACATATTACCTCCAAATCCCTTACCCCTAAACCACTAGTTGCCCCTACCCCCAATCCACCCTTTGCCATCAAACTACCCACTGCTGCCAGCCCAGCCCCTTTAAATTCATATCCCCCTTCACTTGAGATTTTGGGATCAGATGATGAGGAACAGGAGAATCCATCTGATTACTGCATAG GTGGGTACTACCCGGTGGAAATTGGAGAGATATTCATTGACCGTTACCAGGTGGTGAAGAAGCTGGGATGGGGCCACTTCTCTACTGTGTGGCTAGGCTGGGACATGGA GAAGAGGCGTTTCGTGGCTCTGAAGTTGGTAAAGAGTGCACCAACCTTCACAGAGACCGCTTTGGATGAGATCAAGCTTCTGAAATGT GTAAGGGACAGTGATCCATCTGACCCTAAACGTGACACTGTTGTGCAGCTTATTGATGACTTCAAAGTCTCTGGAGTCAATGGGGAGC ATGTATGCATGGTTCTTGAAGTGCTGGGTCACCAGCTGCTGAAGTGGATCATCAAATCCAACTACACTGGCCTTCCCCTGCCCTGTGTTAAGAGCATCCTTAGACAG GTTCTTCAGGGCTTAGATTACTTGCACACTAAATGCAAGATTATCCACACAGACATCAAGCCAGAGAACATCCTTTTGAGAGTGGATGAGGTTTACGTCCAGGAGCTGGCAGCCGACACCAAGCTATGGGAGCTGCCAGTGTCTTCTGCTCCCACAAGCTGTTCAG CAAACACCAGTCTAAGAGAAAAGCAG ATTGTGTCAAACTTGATGGGGAAATTGACGGTGGCTTTCCAGGCTCTTGGGGTTTGGGTAAGATGGCCTTGGCATT ACTGGGAAGGTCTCCAGGATCCCGATGGCCAGGTTGTCGAGGAAGGAGAAGAAACAACAACAGCCGCAGAAGGGCGAGGACACTTTAGTTGGCCGTCAGAAGAGGGAGAAACCTCATGTGTCATTCTCTAA